From Spirochaeta isovalerica, one genomic window encodes:
- the floA gene encoding flotillin-like protein FloA (flotillin-like protein involved in membrane lipid rafts), giving the protein MFIALYIVGGIVSLIFLFIFIMFFGLWFRALLSGASVKMNRIIGMWIRKVSAKQIVDSRIMLVKGGLATSSDLLETHYLAGGNVINVSKALIAANKADLDLPFSKAAAIDLAGRDVLEAVKTCVNPKVIDCPHPDKGKTTIDAVAKDGIQLKAKARVTVRTNIERLIGGATEETIIARVGEGIVTTIGSAQTYKDVLENPDNISKTVLAKGLDAGTAFEILSIDIADVDVGSNVGAKLQADQAEADMRRFQAVAEQRRAAAKAREAEMLAEIQENRAKVVLAEVDIPKAMAESFRKGNLGIMDYYRMKNIQADTSMRNSIGGDGNPDNAGGR; this is encoded by the coding sequence ATGTTTATAGCATTGTATATTGTCGGCGGAATTGTCAGCCTGATTTTTCTTTTTATCTTTATTATGTTCTTCGGTCTGTGGTTCCGGGCTCTGCTGTCGGGAGCTTCGGTAAAAATGAACCGGATTATCGGAATGTGGATCAGGAAAGTCAGTGCCAAGCAGATTGTCGACAGCCGGATCATGCTGGTGAAAGGCGGTCTGGCCACCAGTTCCGATCTTCTAGAAACCCATTATCTGGCCGGCGGGAATGTCATCAACGTGAGCAAAGCCCTCATAGCCGCCAACAAAGCGGATCTCGACTTGCCCTTTTCCAAAGCGGCGGCAATCGACCTGGCGGGACGGGATGTTCTTGAAGCGGTCAAAACCTGTGTTAATCCCAAAGTCATTGACTGCCCCCATCCCGACAAGGGGAAGACGACTATCGACGCGGTCGCCAAAGACGGAATTCAGCTGAAGGCGAAAGCCCGTGTCACTGTCCGGACCAATATCGAAAGACTGATCGGAGGAGCCACGGAAGAGACGATAATTGCCCGTGTCGGCGAGGGGATTGTCACGACGATCGGTTCCGCCCAGACTTACAAGGATGTGCTGGAAAACCCTGATAATATCTCCAAGACGGTACTGGCAAAAGGCCTCGATGCGGGGACCGCTTTTGAAATCCTCTCTATTGATATCGCCGATGTGGATGTGGGTTCCAATGTGGGAGCCAAGCTTCAGGCCGATCAGGCGGAAGCTGATATGCGGCGCTTCCAGGCTGTTGCCGAGCAGCGCCGGGCGGCAGCAAAAGCGAGAGAAGCGGAAATGCTGGCTGAGATCCAGGAAAACAGAGCCAAGGTTGTCCTGGCGGAAGTGGATATCCCGAAAGCCATGGCCGAATCGTTCAGAAAGGGGAATCTGGGTATTATGGATTATTACAGAATGAAGAATATCCAGGCGGATACGTCTATGCGGAACAGCATCGGGGGAGATGGCAATCCCGATAACGCAGGCGGCAGATAA
- a CDS encoding NfeD family protein, whose amino-acid sequence MKKIAFLFLIFSLLTLHSLISQTDSAIQNGPVYIIPVNEDIDPFLVVFLKRSIVKAKEAESPMIIFQLNTFGGRVDSALEITSLIGSVSWAETVAYIPSASGGTGVSWSAGALISFSCDKIVMDAGTSMGAAAPVYQSSEGMVMAEEKTVSAVRGQMAALAEKNGYPRSIALAMVDDDLELYEVETDEGVRLFTPGEIQELERVSGSTIVRGRQLSAADKLLTLTAGEMERYGVSSATVTGRDSLYDYLKITGSSVVVLEKSRSDWFVAFISSAAVTSLLVMVGLVALYLEVTSPGFGIPGTIALVCFTVVFAASTMIGNMGSLELLLFLAGVVLLLVEIFIIPGFGVTGISGIILILLSLVLSRQDFVVPEFVWQWDLFRKNLLYVSLSLVGALALIGVLMIMLPQSRLFSRLVLKSDGDGGSDDAVESAGEVKSNRLGEKGTALTDLRPVGKADFSGEILIVQTDGEYIEKGSEVIVIKKEGLRLVVRKGV is encoded by the coding sequence ATGAAGAAGATTGCATTTCTATTTCTTATCTTTTCCTTACTGACTCTTCACAGCCTAATCTCACAGACCGATAGCGCAATACAGAACGGACCGGTTTACATCATTCCCGTCAATGAGGATATCGATCCCTTTCTCGTCGTATTTCTCAAGCGGAGCATCGTCAAAGCCAAAGAGGCTGAATCCCCCATGATCATTTTCCAGCTCAACACCTTCGGCGGGCGCGTCGACTCCGCGCTGGAGATTACATCTCTCATAGGCTCTGTCAGCTGGGCCGAGACGGTTGCCTACATTCCCTCCGCATCAGGAGGAACCGGTGTCAGCTGGTCTGCAGGAGCGCTCATTTCCTTTTCCTGCGATAAAATCGTTATGGACGCCGGAACATCCATGGGCGCAGCAGCTCCCGTATACCAATCTTCCGAAGGGATGGTCATGGCGGAGGAAAAAACCGTCAGCGCCGTGCGGGGGCAGATGGCGGCTCTCGCCGAGAAGAACGGTTACCCCCGGTCCATTGCTCTGGCCATGGTGGATGACGACCTTGAACTTTATGAGGTCGAAACCGATGAAGGCGTCCGCCTTTTCACTCCCGGAGAGATTCAGGAACTGGAGCGCGTCTCCGGCAGTACAATCGTCCGGGGGCGCCAGTTGTCGGCGGCCGATAAACTTCTGACCTTAACCGCGGGAGAGATGGAGCGATACGGCGTTTCTTCCGCCACCGTTACCGGCCGGGACAGCCTTTATGACTATTTGAAAATTACCGGATCCTCGGTTGTCGTTCTGGAAAAGAGCAGATCCGACTGGTTTGTGGCTTTTATCAGCAGCGCCGCCGTCACCAGCCTTCTTGTTATGGTCGGGCTTGTCGCCCTTTATCTTGAAGTGACCAGTCCCGGTTTCGGGATACCCGGCACAATCGCGCTGGTTTGTTTTACCGTTGTCTTTGCCGCCAGCACTATGATCGGCAATATGGGTTCGCTGGAATTGCTCCTGTTCCTGGCCGGCGTCGTTCTGCTCCTGGTCGAAATTTTCATTATTCCGGGATTCGGAGTCACCGGTATCAGCGGGATCATTCTCATCCTTCTGTCTCTGGTTCTGTCCCGGCAGGATTTCGTCGTCCCCGAGTTTGTCTGGCAGTGGGATCTCTTCCGGAAAAATCTCCTCTATGTTTCATTAAGCCTGGTAGGCGCTCTCGCCTTGATCGGGGTGCTGATGATTATGCTTCCCCAATCCCGACTCTTCAGCCGGCTCGTACTAAAGAGTGACGGAGATGGCGGCTCTGATGATGCAGTTGAATCAGCGGGCGAGGTCAAAAGTAATCGACTTGGAGAGAAGGGGACAGCTTTGACGGATTTGAGACCCGTCGGCAAAGCGGATTTCTCTGGAGAAATTCTCATCGTTCAGACCGATGGCGAGTATATCGAAAAAGGTTCAGAAGTTATTGTCATAAAAAAAGAGGGGCTGCGGCTCGTGGTCCGGAAAGGAGTTTAG
- a CDS encoding GAF and HD-GYP domain-containing protein, whose translation MAVKNKIKRILEIDSDLNRVQDLDLLLDRVLYEARRSANADAGTLYIKEKGKLSFKYSHNDTKRKELDPGQKLIYSYFTVDINEESISGYVAANQIPLNIPDMYNIPKSKPYSYSTWYDEKSNYKCVSSLTIPLVSNQGEVLGVLQLINAKDDEGNIVRFKKTDESFLMHFASVATVAIQRAQMTRQLLLRMIQMAEMRDPKETGPHVKRVAGYAVELYEEWARRKKIDQGEIEKNKDILRMAAMLHDVGKVGISDLILKKPGRFTEEEFLIMQSHAYIGAQLFFGKQSEFDQMSMEISLYHHENWDGSGYPGHIDLETGRPLDSEVNAGGKRGLEGEEIPIMARIVSLADVYDALSCRRVYKEAWDEERVYEELRKTRGKKFDPELIDIFFDILPHILQVKKQYPDVD comes from the coding sequence ATGGCAGTAAAAAACAAAATTAAACGAATTCTTGAAATTGATTCCGATCTCAATAGAGTGCAGGACCTCGATTTGCTTCTGGACCGGGTTCTCTACGAAGCACGGCGATCCGCTAATGCTGATGCGGGGACTCTCTATATCAAAGAGAAAGGGAAACTCAGTTTCAAGTACTCCCATAACGATACGAAGCGGAAGGAGCTGGATCCCGGACAGAAACTGATTTACTCCTATTTCACCGTAGACATAAATGAAGAGTCCATTTCAGGATATGTCGCGGCGAACCAGATACCGCTCAATATTCCTGATATGTACAACATCCCCAAATCCAAACCCTACAGCTACAGCACCTGGTACGATGAGAAATCCAATTACAAGTGCGTTTCCTCTCTGACCATTCCCCTCGTTTCCAACCAGGGCGAGGTTCTGGGTGTTCTCCAGCTGATCAATGCTAAAGATGATGAGGGAAACATCGTCCGTTTCAAAAAAACCGACGAATCCTTTTTGATGCATTTCGCCAGTGTGGCCACCGTTGCCATCCAGCGCGCCCAGATGACCCGGCAGCTTCTGCTCCGGATGATACAGATGGCCGAGATGCGGGACCCGAAGGAAACGGGTCCTCATGTAAAAAGAGTCGCCGGTTATGCCGTGGAGCTCTATGAAGAATGGGCCCGTCGGAAGAAGATCGATCAGGGCGAAATTGAAAAGAACAAGGATATTCTCCGCATGGCGGCCATGCTTCACGATGTGGGGAAAGTGGGGATCTCCGACCTTATCCTGAAAAAGCCGGGACGCTTCACCGAAGAGGAATTCCTCATTATGCAGTCCCATGCCTATATCGGGGCTCAGCTCTTTTTCGGCAAACAGTCGGAGTTCGATCAGATGTCCATGGAAATATCGCTGTATCATCATGAAAACTGGGACGGCAGCGGTTATCCCGGACACATCGACCTCGAAACCGGCCGACCTCTGGATTCGGAAGTAAACGCCGGCGGCAAGAGAGGATTGGAAGGGGAGGAAATCCCCATCATGGCCAGAATCGTTTCCCTTGCCGATGTCTACGATGCTCTTTCTTGTCGCCGTGTCTACAAAGAAGCCTGGGATGAAGAAAGGGTCTATGAGGAACTGAGGAAGACACGCGGAAAAAAATTCGATCCCGAGCTTATCGATATTTTCTTTGATATTCTGCCTCACATCCTGCAGGTCAAGAAGCAGTATCCCGATGTGGATTGA
- a CDS encoding Dabb family protein encodes MISHVVMWKLKNISEGDEVVRRLKNLEGKIPGLISIEAGADTNRSDAAWDVVLISTHESKDALDSYQVHPDHMEVKKFIGSVAAERAVVDFSGS; translated from the coding sequence ATGATCAGTCATGTTGTTATGTGGAAGTTGAAAAATATCTCAGAGGGAGATGAGGTCGTCAGGAGACTGAAAAATCTGGAAGGGAAAATTCCCGGACTAATCAGTATAGAGGCAGGGGCCGATACTAATAGAAGCGATGCAGCATGGGATGTGGTTCTTATTTCAACACATGAATCGAAAGATGCCCTTGATTCCTATCAGGTTCACCCTGACCATATGGAAGTGAAGAAATTTATCGGTTCCGTTGCGGCTGAAAGGGCGGTAGTTGATTTTTCCGGCTCATAA
- the rpsD gene encoding 30S ribosomal protein S4, which produces MARNTKAKGKIVRRLGVNIYGNHKYDKLLKKKPHGPGVEKGKRIRKKESDYGKQLVEKQKIRFAYGVSEKQFYNVFLHAKRLKGLTGDNMMILLERRLDNVVYRLGMAQSRAQARQFVNHGHIRLNGKRSDIPSMIVKEGDEILVKDNDATKKVLRECVSKNDRTVPSWLSFSEDALKGKVERLPFRVDIDSVANEQMVVEFYSK; this is translated from the coding sequence ATGGCAAGAAATACCAAAGCGAAAGGTAAAATTGTCCGCCGTCTCGGTGTCAATATTTATGGTAACCATAAATACGATAAATTACTGAAAAAGAAACCTCACGGTCCCGGTGTAGAAAAAGGGAAGAGAATCAGAAAGAAAGAGAGCGACTACGGTAAGCAGCTCGTTGAAAAGCAGAAAATCAGATTTGCTTACGGCGTAAGCGAAAAGCAGTTCTACAACGTCTTTCTTCACGCGAAAAGACTGAAAGGTCTTACGGGTGACAACATGATGATCCTCCTCGAAAGAAGACTGGACAACGTTGTTTACAGACTCGGTATGGCACAGAGCCGCGCTCAGGCCAGACAGTTCGTAAACCACGGACATATCAGACTGAACGGCAAGAGATCCGACATTCCTTCGATGATTGTCAAAGAGGGCGACGAGATCCTTGTTAAAGATAACGATGCAACCAAAAAAGTCCTGAGAGAGTGCGTTTCCAAAAACGACAGAACTGTTCCTTCATGGCTCAGCTTCTCCGAAGACGCCCTCAAAGGCAAAGTCGAAAGACTTCCCTTCAGAGTTGATATCGACTCCGTTGCCAATGAGCAGATGGTCGTCGAGTTCTACTCCAAATAA
- a CDS encoding LexA family protein: MISFIFSPVQIAPVVEVPLFCDLIKAGFPSPADDYSDSSLDFNEYLIKNRASTFIVRVQGDSMIGAGIDTGDLLVVDRSIRPETGRIVIAVVDGEFTVKRLHRELGRWCLLPENPDYPVIEIGDETDFQVWGVVTHAIHSFL, encoded by the coding sequence ATGATTAGTTTTATTTTTTCCCCGGTACAGATTGCCCCGGTCGTGGAAGTCCCTCTTTTCTGCGATCTGATCAAGGCGGGATTCCCCTCGCCTGCCGACGATTACTCGGACAGCTCTCTCGATTTCAACGAGTACCTTATAAAAAACCGCGCGTCCACCTTCATCGTCCGCGTCCAGGGCGATTCCATGATCGGAGCGGGAATCGACACGGGGGACCTTCTCGTCGTGGACCGTTCCATCAGGCCGGAAACGGGGCGGATCGTCATAGCCGTCGTCGACGGCGAATTTACCGTCAAAAGGCTCCACCGGGAGCTGGGCCGATGGTGCCTCCTCCCGGAAAACCCCGACTACCCCGTCATTGAAATCGGCGACGAAACTGATTTTCAGGTGTGGGGGGTTGTCACCCACGCCATCCACAGCTTTCTATGA
- a CDS encoding Y-family DNA polymerase translates to MKYALVDCNTFYASCEKVFRPDLKNKPVIVLSNNDGCVVAMSREAKALGIPRGIPLFKVESHIKKYDIAVFSSNYTLYHDLSSRVMNILRNFASELEIYSIDEAFLILGGESQDDIARLIRGTVMTWTGIPVSVGIGPTKTLAKAANKVAKKRPEGYFDFSSSDSRLFLKELEVGDIWGIGRQYQAFLNRNGIFTALQLTQQSDSWVKKNLTMVGLRTKWELEGKPSIDMEQAPPPKKGILSSKSFSYPVTDLLDLMEAAADYGTTATEKLRKQKSVCRYVNISVSTNYFRQGDRQYSNAATIELAVPSAYPPDIISAARRGLEQIYRKGFKYKKITVYLTGIEDENRGQLDLFLKEDPRKYRVMESVDRINRKYGRNTVNCMNIRETSHWQMKREQLSPRYTTNWNELPLISAG, encoded by the coding sequence ATGAAATACGCGCTGGTGGACTGCAATACCTTCTACGCCTCCTGCGAAAAGGTTTTCCGTCCCGACCTGAAGAATAAGCCGGTCATTGTCCTCTCCAATAACGACGGGTGCGTTGTCGCCATGAGCCGCGAAGCCAAAGCTCTGGGGATCCCCCGGGGGATTCCTCTTTTCAAAGTGGAATCCCATATAAAGAAATATGATATTGCTGTCTTTTCTTCCAATTACACACTCTATCACGACTTGTCGTCCCGTGTTATGAATATCCTGCGGAATTTCGCCTCGGAACTGGAGATATACTCCATCGACGAAGCTTTTCTCATTCTGGGAGGAGAAAGCCAGGATGATATCGCCCGGCTCATCCGGGGAACGGTTATGACCTGGACGGGAATTCCCGTCTCCGTGGGCATAGGACCGACGAAAACTCTGGCCAAGGCGGCCAACAAGGTGGCAAAGAAGAGGCCGGAAGGCTATTTTGACTTCAGCAGCAGCGACAGCCGGCTTTTCCTCAAAGAGCTGGAAGTGGGTGATATCTGGGGAATCGGCCGCCAGTACCAGGCCTTTCTCAACAGGAACGGAATCTTTACGGCACTCCAGCTGACGCAGCAGAGCGACTCATGGGTAAAGAAGAACCTCACCATGGTGGGACTGAGAACAAAATGGGAGCTGGAGGGGAAACCGTCCATAGACATGGAGCAGGCCCCTCCCCCGAAAAAGGGCATCCTCTCCTCCAAAAGCTTCAGCTACCCCGTTACGGACCTTCTGGATCTGATGGAGGCGGCGGCCGATTACGGGACAACGGCAACGGAAAAACTGAGGAAGCAGAAATCGGTCTGCCGCTATGTGAACATATCCGTATCGACCAATTACTTCCGTCAGGGAGACCGGCAGTACTCCAATGCGGCCACCATTGAACTGGCGGTACCAAGCGCCTACCCCCCCGATATCATCAGCGCGGCGAGGCGCGGATTGGAACAGATCTACCGCAAAGGGTTCAAATACAAGAAAATAACCGTCTACCTCACGGGAATAGAGGATGAGAACAGAGGCCAGCTGGATCTGTTCCTGAAGGAGGATCCGAGAAAATACCGTGTCATGGAATCGGTGGACCGGATCAACCGGAAATACGGACGGAATACGGTTAACTGCATGAACATCCGGGAGACGAGCCACTGGCAGATGAAAAGGGAGCAGCTCTCACCGCGCTACACGACGAACTGGAATGAATTGCCTCTTATCTCCGCAGGATAA
- a CDS encoding sigma-54-dependent transcriptional regulator has product MSQMSVLIVEDDNLQRKYIESLFGEIKQPVFELFSADSVEPALEIVRGRNIDLILTDYMMPGGSGMDLLKSVKEINPHIDVAMLTAQTDIQVAVDLMKEGARDYLTKPVTAPMLQKLLLSVEEKSLLVRENRMLREQLEEKHGFQSIISQSGTMENILNTAWRISASDASVLITGESGTGKEMLANAIHYASSRKDKIMRVVNIAALSETLIDSELFGHVKGAFTGAVSEKSGVFEIADGGTLFIDEVGDIPMTVQVKLLRTIQFGQIQKVGSEKLETCDIRIIAATNKDLKKMIEEGTFRQDLYYRLNVVHIDIPPLRLRKADISPLINHFVEKFSHKNHKEITGVSHDAMDALMKYDYPGNIRELENIIERAVIFSRSNTIKMIDLPPLIDMARDEKNSRVLINKNFDELMNSYETDLIVQAMKESEGNKSEAARKLGISERRIRSRIQILQIDTTEWDN; this is encoded by the coding sequence ATGTCACAAATGTCCGTGCTAATAGTCGAAGATGATAATCTCCAGAGAAAATACATTGAATCTCTCTTCGGAGAGATTAAGCAGCCCGTTTTTGAGTTATTCTCAGCCGATAGCGTGGAGCCGGCTCTTGAAATCGTCAGGGGAAGAAACATCGACCTCATTCTGACTGATTATATGATGCCCGGCGGTTCCGGTATGGACCTTTTGAAGTCGGTAAAAGAGATCAACCCCCATATAGATGTGGCTATGCTCACAGCCCAGACTGATATCCAGGTAGCTGTTGATCTCATGAAGGAGGGCGCCCGGGATTATCTGACAAAACCGGTTACCGCTCCCATGCTTCAGAAGCTGCTTCTCTCTGTAGAAGAAAAAAGCCTTCTTGTCAGAGAAAACAGAATGCTAAGGGAACAGCTGGAGGAAAAACACGGATTCCAATCCATCATTTCCCAGAGCGGCACCATGGAAAACATACTGAATACGGCCTGGAGGATCTCCGCCAGCGACGCATCGGTTCTCATAACCGGTGAAAGCGGAACCGGAAAGGAAATGCTGGCCAATGCCATTCACTACGCCAGCTCGCGCAAGGATAAAATCATGCGGGTGGTCAACATTGCCGCTCTGTCGGAAACGCTTATCGACAGCGAGCTCTTCGGTCATGTGAAGGGAGCTTTTACCGGAGCGGTAAGTGAAAAAAGCGGTGTTTTTGAAATAGCCGACGGAGGAACCCTTTTTATCGATGAAGTGGGCGACATCCCCATGACAGTCCAGGTCAAACTCCTCCGCACCATTCAATTCGGGCAGATCCAGAAGGTCGGCTCGGAAAAACTTGAAACCTGTGATATACGGATAATCGCCGCGACGAACAAAGATCTGAAGAAAATGATTGAAGAGGGAACATTCCGGCAGGACCTCTATTACAGACTGAATGTCGTGCATATCGATATTCCGCCCTTACGGCTGAGAAAAGCGGATATCAGTCCGCTGATCAATCACTTTGTGGAAAAGTTCAGCCACAAAAATCACAAAGAAATAACCGGCGTGTCCCATGACGCCATGGATGCCCTGATGAAGTACGACTATCCCGGCAATATACGGGAACTTGAAAATATCATCGAGAGAGCCGTTATCTTCAGCCGCTCCAATACGATTAAAATGATCGATCTGCCTCCGCTCATTGATATGGCCCGCGATGAGAAAAACAGCCGGGTCCTCATCAACAAAAACTTTGATGAACTGATGAACAGCTATGAAACGGATCTCATTGTCCAGGCGATGAAAGAATCGGAAGGAAACAAAAGCGAAGCGGCGAGAAAGCTCGGCATCAGCGAAAGAAGAATACGTTCCAGGATTCAGATTCTGCAAATAGATACGACCGAATGGGATAATTGA
- a CDS encoding fimbria/pilus periplasmic chaperone, translating to MKRKTVIYTILLLMISVPLFSFQLTPISTDMSTTGSGSVKNFTVINSNEDIIAVQMSIYSRSTTLEGDEINEPADDLFIIYPSQIILKPGENQIVKVQWKGMADITSELPFRIIAEQLPVNFSTEDNESGGLKIMFRYIGSVYVKSKSMKPDVIVESLTAVDDGKLRLVLSNKGQAHGILSNLSLQITDNMGSDPLILSGPDLEGIEGENILAGEKRQFFISRPPEVTDGELNAVIFYQDH from the coding sequence ATGAAAAGAAAAACAGTCATATACACAATTCTGCTCTTAATGATAAGCGTTCCGCTGTTTTCTTTTCAACTGACTCCCATTTCTACAGACATGTCTACAACTGGATCGGGATCAGTAAAAAACTTCACGGTTATCAACAGCAATGAAGATATCATTGCTGTTCAAATGAGCATATATTCGCGCTCGACAACCCTTGAGGGAGATGAGATAAACGAACCGGCAGACGATCTGTTTATCATCTATCCTTCCCAGATTATCCTGAAACCCGGAGAGAACCAGATTGTAAAGGTTCAATGGAAAGGAATGGCGGATATCACATCGGAGTTGCCTTTCAGGATTATTGCCGAGCAGCTTCCGGTAAACTTCTCAACAGAAGACAATGAGTCCGGCGGACTGAAAATAATGTTCCGCTATATTGGCTCGGTTTATGTAAAATCAAAATCGATGAAGCCTGATGTCATTGTGGAATCTCTTACTGCCGTCGATGACGGAAAACTCCGCCTGGTTCTCAGCAATAAAGGGCAAGCCCATGGGATTCTTAGTAATTTAAGTCTTCAAATCACCGATAATATGGGAAGCGATCCTCTGATCCTATCCGGGCCTGATCTCGAGGGGATCGAAGGGGAAAACATCCTGGCCGGTGAAAAAAGACAATTCTTCATCTCCCGGCCTCCAGAAGTAACTGACGGAGAGCTGAATGCTGTCATTTTCTATCAAGATCACTAA